The Plodia interpunctella isolate USDA-ARS_2022_Savannah chromosome 8, ilPloInte3.2, whole genome shotgun sequence genome window below encodes:
- the LOC128671749 gene encoding solute carrier family 22 member 3-like isoform X2, protein MKIKSCVVPECEGWPSQEQFSNETAWALLPNATCQRYQPRHNGSLGSCLPHDYSQHLQECEARLYENQYTIFSEFDLGCRPWLRTLVGSVRNAALPFALLLTGYVSDLWGRRTAFCIFSGCAGALGIVKALSINYDMYISMEFFEAMLGYGFNSAGYVMMVELARPNVRAAFACATGVAYGLGGVLFALAAWAVPHWRRLLLTVHAPALLLPLYWLLLDESPRWLLARDRGPELTTVLRKVARVNKVVLSDDVMKTLEKDSAEETSKTEGNPWLRLIKSRVLLGRFLLCGWCWAACSFVYYGLSINSVSLAGQRHVNFALNMAMEIVASLLLMMLLERVGRKRTVFLSFLLCGVACVVPFFISHSGASLGLFFLGKLAITCAFNSLYVFTAELFPTHARSSALAATSLVGRVGSILAPQTPLLSGFVQAALYGGCSLSAALLVLLVPETRRAALPQSVAAAERLRAPAAPPPAPPPPPLPPVLSAYT, encoded by the exons atgaaaattaaaag CTGCGTGGTGCCCGAATGCGAAGGCTGGCCCTCGCAGGAACAGTTCAGCAACGAGACCGCTTGGGCGCTGCTGCCCAACGCCACCTGCCAGCGTTACCAACCGAGGCACAACGGCTCCCTCGGCTCCTGTCTGCCGCACGATTACAGCCAACACTTGCAGGAATGCGAGGCAAGACTCTATGAAAAtcaatatactattttttctGAG TTCGACCTGGGCTGCCGGCCGTGGCTGCGCACGCTGGTGGGCTCGGTGCGCAACGCCGCGTTGCCGTTCGCGTTGCTGCTCACTGGATACGTTTCAGACCT cTGGGGCCGTCGCACCGCGTTCTGCATATTCTCCGGGTGCGCAGGCGCACTGGGCATCGTGAAGGCGCTCTCCATCAACTACGACATGTACATCAGCATGGAGTTCTTCGAGGCCATGCTCGGGTACGGGTTTAACAGCGCCGGATATGTCATGA TGGTGGAACTGGCGCGGCCAAACGTGCGGGCTGCGTTCGCGTGCGCGACAGGCGTGGCGTACGGGCTGGGCGGCGTGCTGTTCGCGCTGGCGGCCTGGGCCGTGCCGCACTGGCGCCGGCTGCTGCTGACCGTGCACGCGCCGGCGCTGCTGCTGCCGCTGTACTGGCTGCTGCTGGACGAGAGCCCGCGCTGGCTGCTAGCCAGGGACCGCGGCCCGGAGCTCACCACGGTCTTGAGGAAGGTGGCTCGAGTCAATAAA GTCGTCCTAAGCGATGATGTCATGAAAACGTTAGAAAAAGACAGCGCCGAAGAAACGTCCAAAACTGAAGGAAACCCTTGGCTGCGACTGATCAAATCCCGCGTGCTCCTGGGGAGGTTCCTCCTCTGCGGCTGGTGCTGGGCCGCTTGCTCGTTCGTGTACTACGGCCTCAGCATCAACTCCGTGTCGCTGGCCGGCCAGAGACACGTCAACTTCGCTCTCAACATGGCCATGGAGATCGTGGCGTCGTTACTGCTCATGATGCTGCTGGAGCGCGTTGGGCGCAAGCGCACAGTGTTCCTATCTTTCCTGCTCTGTGGCGTGGCTTGCGTCGTGCCCTTCTTCATCT cGCATTCGGGCGCAAGCCTAGGCCTGTTCTTCTTGGGCAAGCTGGCCATCACGTGCGCGTTCAACTCCCTCTACGTGTTCACAGCGGAGCTATTCCCCACGCATGCGCGGAGCTCTGCGTTAGCCGCCACGTCGTTGGTCGGACGAGTCGGTTCTATCCTCGCACCGCAGACACCACTGCTA AGTGGGTTCGTGCAAGCGGCGCTGTACGGAGGCTGTTCGCTGTCAGCCGCTCTGTTGGTGTTGCTGGTCCCGGAGAcgcggcgcgcggcgctgcCGCAGAGCGTGGCGGCGGCGGAGCGGCTGCGCGCGCCCGcggcgccgccgcccgcgcctCCGCCACCGCCGCTGCCGCCTGTGCTCTCGGCCTACACGTGA